A genomic segment from Helicobacter sp. NHP19-012 encodes:
- a CDS encoding AIR synthase-related protein: protein MPNTLSLEDLQTLSTHLKRPPSALEHALVATLWSEHCSYRSSKAHLKAFGADLENSGGVVDLGGGLGAAFKIESHNHPSFLNPYAGAATGLGGVQRDLLSVGARPLACFALLRSSQSTPHHQEALAGFNDYAKHTRTQNLGCESGFSDGFTHNVLVNAFCVGLVVQQVGASARAGGVFVLLGRAAEGVGVDGACMSSVVLQKEQHTSVPSGDPHLQAKLIDACLEIYSQIGVLGAQDLGAGGLGVACVEMAARGCVGAILELEKAPSVQDLDPLEILLNETQERMLLCLEPQKLEQALQVAQKHGLEARAVGVATKEPTFKALYKAQELANLPLPLKAPHTDLSPKQESLSPLPLELNALPPAKIWLPQIQKHLCISLASSSPKALQEPKEDSKATCFRAYQELKNMGAKVLGFSDGINLGAMDGHGAWVLQQMCLGLKEARYALGVPFVSGNVSLNNATANTPPIPPTLALVAVGIT, encoded by the coding sequence ATGCCAAACACCCTAAGCCTAGAGGATTTACAAACCCTAAGCACCCATCTAAAACGCCCGCCCAGCGCACTCGAACATGCCTTAGTGGCAACCCTTTGGAGTGAACATTGCAGCTACCGCTCCAGCAAAGCCCATTTAAAAGCCTTTGGAGCGGATTTAGAGAACAGCGGGGGGGTGGTGGATTTAGGGGGCGGACTAGGCGCTGCCTTTAAAATCGAATCGCACAACCACCCGAGTTTTTTAAACCCCTATGCGGGCGCAGCCACGGGGCTAGGCGGCGTGCAGCGCGACCTATTGAGTGTGGGCGCAAGGCCTCTAGCCTGTTTTGCCCTGCTGCGCTCCTCTCAAAGCACCCCCCACCACCAAGAAGCCCTAGCGGGCTTTAACGACTACGCCAAGCATACCCGCACGCAAAATTTAGGCTGTGAGAGCGGTTTTAGCGATGGTTTTACACACAATGTGCTCGTCAATGCCTTTTGTGTGGGGCTTGTGGTGCAACAAGTGGGGGCAAGTGCAAGAGCGGGGGGGGTGTTTGTGCTGCTTGGGCGCGCAGCTGAGGGTGTGGGCGTGGATGGGGCGTGCATGAGCAGTGTTGTCCTTCAAAAAGAGCAGCACACAAGCGTGCCTAGTGGCGACCCACACCTACAAGCTAAGCTCATAGACGCTTGCCTTGAAATTTACAGCCAAATAGGTGTGCTCGGGGCGCAGGATTTAGGGGCAGGGGGGCTTGGCGTGGCGTGCGTGGAAATGGCAGCGCGTGGGTGTGTGGGGGCGATTTTAGAGCTAGAGAAAGCCCCTAGCGTGCAAGATTTAGACCCGCTGGAGATTTTACTCAACGAAACCCAAGAGCGCATGCTCTTATGTCTAGAGCCACAAAAACTAGAGCAAGCCTTGCAAGTGGCACAAAAGCACGGCTTAGAAGCTAGAGCGGTGGGTGTGGCCACTAAAGAGCCCACTTTTAAAGCTCTTTATAAAGCGCAAGAATTAGCGAATTTGCCCTTACCCTTAAAAGCCCCACACACAGACCTAAGCCCCAAGCAAGAGAGTTTAAGCCCCTTGCCCCTTGAGCTAAATGCCTTGCCCCCGGCTAAAATTTGGTTGCCCCAAATTCAAAAACACCTTTGCATTAGTCTAGCTAGCTCTAGCCCTAAAGCCTTGCAAGAGCCCAAAGAGGACAGCAAGGCTACATGCTTTAGGGCATACCAAGAGCTTAAAAATATGGGCGCAAAGGTGCTAGGCTTTAGCGATGGCATTAACTTGGGAGCGATGGATGGGCATGGGGCGTGGGTGCTGCAACAAATGTGCTTAGGGCTCAAAGAAGCACGCTATGCGCTTGGCGTGCCCTTTGTGAGCGGCAATGTGTCGCTCAACAACGCCACTGCCAACACCCCCCCCATCCCCCCAACCCTCGCCCTTGTGGCTGTGGGGATTACATAG
- the putP gene encoding sodium/proline symporter PutP translates to MQISYQIAIVFVLYSLLMLAIGFYFYRNNETTEDYFLGDRSMGPVVSALSAGASDMSGWLLMGLPGALYVGGLINSHIAIGLTIGATINWVLVAKRLRVYTSVIDNSITIPDYFETRFSDDKHILRLISAVVILIFFTFYVSSGLVSGAKLFEATFGVKYNHALITGTLIIVTYTFLGGYKAVCWTDLIQGLLMMGALVAVPCMMLYHLGGLQESFNIIARVKPGNLTFLEDSSLVAVISSLAWGLGYFGQPHILVRFMSIRSIKEIPQATTVGISWMGISLIGSCLIGLLGVAYVAKFHLSLADPEKIFIHMSATLFNPWISGVLLSAILAAVMSTASSQLLVSSSTIAEDFYSKIFNREAPVKTVMMVSRASVLAVALIAFFISTNRNASVLKIVSYAWAGFGASFGTVILFSLFWARMTRLGAIMGMIFGASTVILYDKFGRSFLDIYEIVPGFLASSLAIIVFSLLSSVRPGTKDAFDLVMQEVRKEG, encoded by the coding sequence ATGCAAATTAGTTACCAGATTGCGATTGTTTTTGTTCTTTACTCATTGTTAATGCTCGCCATTGGGTTTTATTTTTACAGGAATAATGAAACCACAGAGGATTATTTTTTAGGGGATCGTTCTATGGGGCCCGTGGTGAGCGCTTTAAGTGCGGGGGCGAGTGATATGAGTGGGTGGCTTTTAATGGGTCTGCCCGGGGCATTGTATGTGGGCGGGCTCATTAACAGCCACATTGCCATAGGTCTCACCATCGGGGCGACCATCAATTGGGTGTTGGTGGCAAAACGCTTACGGGTGTATACTAGCGTGATCGATAATTCTATCACCATCCCCGATTACTTTGAAACCCGCTTTAGCGATGATAAACACATTCTGCGCCTGATCTCGGCGGTGGTGATCTTGATTTTCTTTACTTTTTATGTGTCCTCGGGGCTAGTGAGCGGGGCGAAACTCTTTGAGGCGACCTTCGGGGTGAAGTACAACCATGCGCTCATCACGGGGACTCTCATCATCGTAACCTACACCTTTTTGGGCGGGTATAAGGCGGTGTGTTGGACGGATTTGATCCAAGGGCTATTGATGATGGGGGCATTGGTGGCGGTGCCTTGCATGATGCTTTATCATTTGGGTGGGCTACAAGAAAGTTTTAATATCATCGCCCGTGTTAAACCCGGTAACCTGACTTTTCTTGAGGACAGCTCTTTAGTGGCGGTGATCTCTAGTTTGGCGTGGGGGCTTGGCTACTTCGGGCAACCGCATATTTTGGTGCGCTTCATGTCGATTCGCTCCATTAAGGAAATCCCACAAGCTACAACCGTAGGCATTTCGTGGATGGGGATCAGCTTAATCGGGTCTTGCTTAATCGGGCTGCTTGGCGTGGCGTATGTGGCGAAGTTTCATTTAAGCCTAGCCGACCCTGAAAAAATCTTTATCCACATGAGCGCAACTCTCTTCAACCCGTGGATCAGCGGGGTTCTCTTAAGCGCCATTTTGGCCGCCGTGATGAGCACCGCCAGCTCGCAACTTCTAGTCAGCTCTTCTACTATTGCTGAAGACTTTTACTCCAAGATTTTTAATAGAGAAGCCCCAGTAAAGACCGTGATGATGGTGAGTCGGGCTTCGGTGTTGGCGGTGGCGCTTATCGCCTTTTTCATCTCCACCAACCGCAACGCTAGCGTGTTAAAAATCGTATCCTATGCGTGGGCGGGCTTTGGAGCAAGCTTTGGAACGGTGATTTTGTTCTCCCTCTTTTGGGCGCGCATGACAAGGCTCGGGGCAATCATGGGCATGATCTTTGGGGCGAGCACAGTGATTTTATACGACAAGTTTGGCAGAAGCTTTTTAGACATTTACGAGATTGTCCCCGGCTTTTTAGCCAGCTCTCTAGCGATCATCGTCTTTAGCTTACTAAGTTCTGTGCGCCCGGGGACAAAAGATGCCTTTGATTTGGTGATGCAAGAAGTGAGAAAAGAGGGCTAA